GCATTGAGATCGTATGTTCTTTGTGCGACGATCATATTGACCATTTCTTTAACAACATCCACATTGGATTTTTCTAATGATCCCTGTTCAATTGAACCATACCCATCCTGATTCGGAATACCTTCAGTAGCTACACCGGATGCTGGAGTGGACAAATATAAATTATTTCCTATAGATTTTAATCCTGCTGGATTTACAAACCTAACAAGGGTAATATTACCAACATTTTGTATTGTTCCGTCTGGGAGCTTTGCACTTACTATACCATCTGGTGAAATATTTACACTTTCAGCATTTGTTGGTAATGTTATATTTGGAACCAATAATAATCCATTTGAATTAACCAATCTTCCATTAGCATCTACTTTAAATGAGCCATCTCTTGTATATGCAATTCTACCATCTTGTAATTGCATCTGAAAGAATCCGTCTCCCATTATTGCAAGATCAAAAGTTCCACCAGTTTGTTCTATATTACCTTGTGTGAATATTCTATTAGTTGCAGCTACTCTAACTCCATGACCTACATATTCACCTGTTGGCAATGTTGAGTTTTGAGCTGTTGGAGTTCCAGCTTCTTTTATAGGTGTATATAACAAATCCTGAAACTCAATCCTTTGAGCCTTATAACCTGTCGTGTCTACGTTTGATAAATTATTAGAGATAGTGTC
The Marinitoga sp. 1197 DNA segment above includes these coding regions:
- the flgG gene encoding flagellar basal-body rod protein FlgG — protein: MLVSLYSASTGMIAQQRRLDTISNNLSNVDTTGYKAQRIEFQDLLYTPIKEAGTPTAQNSTLPTGEYVGHGVRVAATNRIFTQGNIEQTGGTFDLAIMGDGFFQMQLQDGRIAYTRDGSFKVDANGRLVNSNGLLLVPNITLPTNAESVNISPDGIVSAKLPDGTIQNVGNITLVRFVNPAGLKSIGNNLYLSTPASGVATEGIPNQDGYGSIEQGSLEKSNVDVVKEMVNMIVAQRTYDLNARAVQTADDFLRTVGTLKR